Proteins encoded together in one Parus major isolate Abel chromosome 25LG2, Parus_major1.1, whole genome shotgun sequence window:
- the LOC109022968 gene encoding trichohyalin-like gives MSPFLDSIATIVGVFQQHARGDGDGSGLSRRRMRELIQREFADSLVKPHDPQTIEKILQFLEWDGDGDIDFNEFLLLVFRVAKCCFWFQPRAPFLVQRTKLPSGGKSLREPEFRSRGNHRRLQEEEEDRQTRERNREVELQRDLRLGEVEISEGRRREQQERRGEDAEASGEPGTTIRERFQEEEPADVRTGRQRRETQPRADRWSRPEPGRGERSQRPRGADGAGDNRPREPELLREERSRHHRREQEQRETEGRRCRVAEQEWPESRRPHQSFLEEPRAEEPSRERREAGQEIRLEVLEEEEEEEEQLERGSCRYQTLDVDTGNLCPPGQEAAVSDLRVRYRPADPEVRPEVRLLPEATEPSTIAYLVHVIQNRGEPKAATYEIVCHQPGQPCSVSPSPRPEPQPRATKSQEKPEDVDEPRERSGREVKDGARAEAVKSQEIRRRPEVAEVQQEQPRGEGSQKVPREPRREREDSEARSGAPAPEARECRDPERRDPGESRGEGIQEDEEAPEEESSKRSGRESGNSQVSREGGTKQGQEPSQESKVSRIWIGMGPWEHHPPGRSKDFSIPNPPRLDREFPLIPSSNSRFFPPPQNQKDPGVVDRMMKKLDMNSDGQLDFQEFLNLIGGIAVACHDSLLLKPQNP, from the exons ATGTCCCCGTTCTTGGACAGCATCGCCACCATCGTCGGCGTCTTCCAGCAGCACGCCCGGGGAGACGGGGACGGCTCCGGGCTCAGCCGCAGGAGGATGAGGGAGCTGATCCAGAGGGAATTCGCGGATTCCCTCGTG AAGCCACACGACCCTCAGACCATCGAGAAGATCCTGCAGTTCCTGGAGTGGGATGGGGACGGGGACATCGACTTCAACGAGTTCCTCCTCTTGGTGTTCCGGGTGGCCAAGTGCTGCTTCTGGTTCCAGCCCAGGGCCCCGTTCCTGGTGCAGAGGACGAAGCTCCCGAGCGGCGGAAAATCCCTCCGGGAGCCGGAAttcaggagcagagggaaccACCGGCGgctccaggaggaggaggaagatcGCCAAACCCGGGAGAGGAACCGTGAAGTCGAGCTGCAGCGAGACCTCAGGCTCGGGGAGGTGGAAATCTcggagggaaggaggagggagcagcaggaacgTCGCGGGGAGGACGCGGAAGCGAGCGGGGAGCCGGGAACGACAATCCGGGAGAGGTTCCAGGAGGAAGAACCGGCAGACGTGAGGACGGGCAGGCAACGCCGAGAAACCCAACCGCGGGCGGACCGGTGGAGCCGCCCGGAGCCAGGGCGTGGTGAACGAAGCCAGCGGCCACgaggagcagatggagcaggTGACAATCGGCCACGGGAACCAGAATTGCTGCGGGAAGAGAGGAGCCGCCACCACCGGCGAGAGCAGGAACAAAGAGAGACAGAAGGGAGAAGATGCCGGGTGGCTGAGCAGGAATGGCCGGAGTCCAGGAGGCCACACCAGTCGTTCCTGGAGGAACC GAGGGCAGAAGAGCCCAGCAGGGAGCGGAGAGAGGCTGGCCAGGAGATCCGGCTGGAGGtcctggaggaagaggaggaggaggaggagcagctggagcggGGATCGTGCCGGTACCAGACCCTGGATGTGGACACCGGCAATCTCTGCCCCCCGGGACAGGAGGCGGCCGTCAGTGACCTCAGGGTCCGGTACCGCCCCGCTGACCCCGAGGTCCGGCCCGAGGTCCGGCTGCTCCCCGAGGCCACGGAGCCTTCCACCATCGCCTACCTGGTGCACGTAATCCAGAACCGGGGTGAGCCCAAAGCCGCCACCTACGAGATCGTGTGCCACCAGCCCGGCCAGCCCTGCTCCGTGTCCCCGAGCCCCCGCCCCGAGCCGCAGCCCAGGGCCAccaaatcccaggaaaagcCCGAGGATGTGGATGAGCCCCGGGAAAGATCCGGGAGGGAGGTGAAGGATGGAGCCCGGGCCGAGGCGGTGAAGTCGCAGGAGATCCGGAGGCGCCCCGAGGTCGCCgaggtgcagcaggagcagccccggggTGAGGGGTCCCAGAAGGTCCCGAGGGAGCCCCGGAGAGAGCGAGAGGACAGCGAGGCCAGGAGCGGTGCCCCGGCTCCCGAGGCTCGGGAATGTCGGGATCCGGAGCGCAGAGATCCCGGGGAGAGCCGCGGAGAGGGAAtccaggaggatgaggaggctCCCGAGGAGGAATCCAGCAAGAGGAGCGGCCGGGAATCCGGCAATTCCCAGGTTTCTCGGGAAGGCGGCACcaagcagggccaggagccctCGCAGGAG TCCAAGGTGTCCCGAATTTGGATCGGGATGGGACCGTGGGAACATCACCCACCGGGGAGATCCAAGgatttttccatcccaaaccctcCCAGACTGGACAGGGAATTCCCCCTCATTCCAAGCAGCAATTCCcggttttttcccccccctcaGAACCAGAAGGACCCGGGCGTGGTGGACAGGATGATGAAGAAGCTGGACATGAACAGCGACGGGCAGTTGGATTTCCAGGAATTCCTGAACCTCATCGGGGGCATCGCCGTGGCCTGCCACGACTCCCTGCTCctcaaaccccaaaatccctAA